From Methanocella paludicola SANAE, a single genomic window includes:
- a CDS encoding DUF357 domain-containing protein, translating into MAADLVEKTDRYQRLLREALDDAKKVPGMDPMLDNIANDFYNMAESYYKDGSHFLSSGDRVNALVCFSYGHAWLDAGVRLGIFTVTKKDLFAA; encoded by the coding sequence CTGGCGGCTGACCTCGTGGAGAAGACGGACCGCTACCAGAGGCTGTTAAGGGAGGCGCTGGACGACGCGAAGAAGGTGCCGGGCATGGACCCTATGCTCGACAACATCGCAAATGACTTTTACAACATGGCCGAGAGCTACTATAAGGACGGCTCGCACTTTTTAAGCAGCGGCGACCGGGTGAACGCGCTGGTCTGCTTCAGCTACGGGCACGCCTGGCTCGATGCCGGCGTGAGGCTGGGCATTTTCACGGTTACGAAAAAGGACCTTTTCGCCGCGTAA
- a CDS encoding uracil-DNA glycosylase, whose translation MDPDTERMVQILNKIDDVLHCPRCDLKLSRTNVVVGSGPINAKIMLIGEAPGKNEDKQGQPFVGAAGRNLNELLEEAGIDRKDVYITNIVKCRPPENRPPFDYEVEACHPYLQKQIEVIGPKGIVLLGKTAAETMLGRKVEMGKEHGTVVEKDGHRYLITYHPAAMIYKRTLKDTLVEDYKKISALLAE comes from the coding sequence ATGGACCCCGACACAGAACGCATGGTACAGATCCTCAACAAGATCGACGACGTCCTGCACTGCCCACGCTGCGACCTTAAGCTCTCGAGGACGAACGTCGTGGTAGGCTCGGGACCTATCAATGCGAAGATCATGCTCATCGGCGAAGCGCCGGGAAAGAACGAGGACAAGCAGGGCCAGCCTTTTGTCGGGGCCGCGGGCCGAAACCTCAACGAGCTCCTCGAGGAAGCGGGCATCGACCGCAAGGATGTCTACATCACGAACATCGTGAAGTGCCGCCCACCCGAGAACAGGCCGCCCTTCGACTACGAGGTCGAGGCCTGCCACCCGTACCTGCAAAAGCAGATAGAGGTCATCGGGCCGAAGGGCATCGTGCTTTTAGGTAAAACGGCAGCAGAGACGATGCTCGGCAGAAAAGTGGAAATGGGAAAGGAGCACGGCACCGTCGTAGAAAAAGACGGGCACAGGTACCTCATAACATACCATCCCGCAGCAATGATCTACAAGAGAACGCTTAAGGATACGCTCGTAGAGGATTATAAAAAGATCAGCGCTTTATTGGCGGAGTGA
- a CDS encoding DUF2070 family protein, which yields MDTSEGYWARAIARIKRIRPRRGKQKPRGMEEQLASYADYIFEAPDIKLSMGIALALSILIGAGSFPFTLSNNIIAGLLLFFVPALLSAFLTKVMSNVFGENVNYDRSALISLLMLIIVAVVTLAENVVTYLAHIPYTYLGFVMALSLIFAFRMLVLMGISVNSLPKVIVPASVQSLFSALALLYYTRLPVLYIDLAISSIIFVMAAYAFVRYVDHPMMKSFGVSSLDFIQDFIAHLTEGSPAMEEFFEKIGESIDAPVNVLSFKRMDDSIKAVIVTPYVHPGPMGEIGGGNLPTIVSGAFNEGLIIVPHGTAYHDFNLVSAEESEKIIKAAKTALGRVQYSTQATKSNRVTVGNTKILGQRFNDSVFLISTQAPTSTEDIEFSVGFTAMAESRVAGARYSTIIDAHNCTEPFATAIEPGTRDSYNIIRAAENSSKALLSMPMGDIRLGVASSPPICTRLEGMGDLGIQVAVVEALGQRTAYIVIDGNNMVNGLREDIIRRLPVDEAEVMTTDTHVVNTLSGANYVGQHLDCDLLVDTVAQLVDKAISDLEPVKAGMESELATDVNVFGSHKIAKLASTANAMVAMGGAFAVAVIVAALSLTLLIMVLIQSI from the coding sequence ATGGACACGTCCGAGGGTTATTGGGCCCGGGCCATCGCCAGGATCAAGCGAATACGCCCGAGGCGCGGGAAACAGAAGCCCCGAGGCATGGAAGAGCAGCTTGCCAGCTATGCTGATTACATTTTCGAGGCCCCGGACATCAAGCTATCCATGGGCATAGCCCTGGCCCTATCGATACTTATTGGCGCGGGATCGTTCCCGTTCACGCTTTCCAATAATATTATAGCGGGGCTGCTCCTGTTCTTCGTGCCGGCTTTGCTGTCGGCGTTCCTGACCAAGGTCATGTCGAACGTTTTCGGCGAGAATGTGAACTATGACCGCTCGGCCCTTATCTCGCTCCTCATGCTCATCATCGTGGCGGTCGTTACGTTAGCCGAGAACGTGGTCACTTACCTGGCCCATATCCCGTACACGTACCTGGGCTTCGTGATGGCGCTGTCGCTGATATTCGCCTTCCGTATGCTGGTGCTTATGGGCATTTCCGTGAACAGCCTGCCCAAGGTCATCGTGCCCGCATCGGTCCAGTCGCTCTTCAGCGCCCTCGCGCTTCTCTATTATACACGGTTGCCGGTGCTTTATATTGACCTGGCCATTTCCAGCATTATCTTTGTCATGGCGGCCTATGCGTTCGTGCGTTACGTCGACCACCCGATGATGAAGTCCTTCGGCGTGAGCAGCCTGGACTTCATCCAGGACTTCATCGCCCACCTGACCGAGGGCTCGCCCGCCATGGAGGAGTTCTTCGAGAAGATCGGCGAGTCCATCGACGCCCCCGTAAATGTGCTGAGCTTCAAGCGTATGGACGATTCCATTAAGGCGGTCATTGTTACGCCTTACGTTCACCCGGGCCCCATGGGCGAGATCGGCGGCGGCAACCTGCCCACGATCGTCTCCGGCGCTTTCAATGAGGGGCTTATCATCGTCCCGCACGGCACTGCCTATCACGACTTTAACCTCGTGAGCGCGGAGGAGTCCGAGAAGATCATTAAAGCCGCTAAGACTGCCCTGGGACGCGTACAATATAGTACTCAGGCCACGAAGTCTAACCGCGTGACCGTCGGGAACACGAAGATCCTGGGCCAGCGGTTCAACGACTCGGTATTCCTTATCTCGACGCAGGCGCCGACTTCCACGGAGGATATCGAGTTCTCGGTGGGCTTCACCGCCATGGCCGAGAGCCGCGTCGCCGGAGCCAGGTATTCTACTATTATCGACGCTCATAACTGTACCGAGCCCTTCGCCACGGCCATCGAGCCCGGCACCAGGGATTCCTATAATATCATCCGTGCCGCCGAGAATTCGTCGAAAGCTTTGTTATCCATGCCCATGGGCGACATCCGGCTTGGTGTCGCCAGCTCTCCGCCTATCTGTACGAGGCTCGAGGGCATGGGCGACCTGGGCATACAGGTGGCCGTCGTCGAGGCGCTTGGCCAGCGCACGGCGTACATCGTCATCGACGGGAACAACATGGTGAACGGCCTGCGCGAGGATATCATCCGGAGATTGCCCGTGGATGAGGCCGAGGTCATGACGACGGATACGCACGTCGTGAATACGCTTTCTGGCGCCAATTACGTGGGGCAGCATTTGGATTGTGACCTTCTGGTGGATACGGTCGCTCAGCTGGTGGATAAGGCTATCTCGGACCTGGAGCCCGTGAAGGCCGGCATGGAGAGCGAGCTTGCGACGGATGTGAACGTGTTCGGGTCGCATAAGATAGCTAAGCTCGCGAGTACTGCTAATGCCATGGTCGCCATGGGCGGGGCTTTTGCGGTTGCCGTTATAGTTGCGGCCCTGTCGCTGACGCTGCTTATCATGGTGTTGATCCAGTCGATTTAA
- a CDS encoding mechanosensitive ion channel family protein codes for MVGDVVEIGLRSTRIRTLDSRLIVVPNSDISKSNIINYSLPDAKVRFTINVGIAYDSNVDKAFAVLKDIATHTEGVLVDPAPQVYVKDLGDFSINLMMHVWAKDYKLSWEVPDHIYREILRRFAEEKIDIPYPIQSVILNRPQIAMEAVTPPIKR; via the coding sequence ATGGTGGGCGACGTGGTCGAGATCGGCCTCCGCAGCACCCGCATCCGGACGCTCGACAGCCGGCTCATCGTCGTGCCCAACTCGGACATCTCCAAGTCCAACATCATCAACTACTCGCTCCCCGACGCAAAAGTACGATTCACTATAAACGTGGGCATCGCCTACGACTCGAACGTAGACAAGGCCTTTGCCGTTCTCAAGGACATCGCTACCCATACCGAGGGCGTGCTCGTCGACCCGGCGCCGCAAGTTTACGTCAAAGACCTGGGCGACTTCTCCATAAATCTCATGATGCACGTCTGGGCAAAAGATTACAAATTGAGCTGGGAAGTTCCCGACCACATTTACCGGGAGATACTCAGGCGTTTCGCCGAAGAAAAGATCGATATCCCGTACCCGATACAGTCGGTCATCCTTAATCGGCCCCAGATCGCCATGGAAGCGGTCACTCCGCCAATAAAGCGCTGA
- a CDS encoding mechanosensitive ion channel family protein has protein sequence MADNSTSIIESISHSAFIQGIEDGVMKATGLSQGWVDFLVAILIVVLAYLLAKATRRFINDVAPHLVSKTQTTLDDHLLKAVNGPLQVFILAVGIYLACATLNELPGLVSDNLATLLTIVLVYIVAYVVSNITGALINWYKEDVAPKTDSELDDVLMPFMSKAVGAVVFILATLMVLGILHIEITPLLATLGVGGIAVALAAQELLSNVFGAIAILSDRPYKIGDRI, from the coding sequence ATGGCCGACAACAGCACGAGCATTATCGAGAGCATCAGTCACTCCGCCTTCATCCAGGGCATCGAGGACGGCGTCATGAAGGCGACCGGTCTAAGCCAGGGATGGGTTGACTTTCTCGTCGCCATATTGATCGTCGTGCTAGCATATCTGCTGGCCAAGGCCACCAGGCGTTTTATTAATGACGTTGCCCCGCACCTGGTCTCGAAGACGCAGACCACGCTGGACGACCATCTGTTAAAGGCGGTCAATGGCCCCCTCCAGGTCTTCATACTCGCCGTCGGCATATACCTTGCCTGTGCCACGCTCAACGAGCTGCCCGGCCTGGTCTCCGATAACCTGGCCACGCTGCTGACGATCGTTTTGGTCTATATCGTCGCATACGTCGTGTCGAACATTACCGGCGCTTTGATCAACTGGTACAAGGAAGACGTCGCCCCGAAGACTGATTCCGAGCTGGACGACGTGCTCATGCCGTTCATGAGCAAGGCCGTCGGCGCGGTCGTATTTATTCTGGCCACCCTGATGGTGCTGGGCATCCTGCATATCGAGATCACGCCGCTCCTCGCCACTCTAGGCGTGGGCGGCATTGCCGTCGCCCTGGCAGCGCAGGAGCTTTTATCGAACGTGTTCGGCGCGATCGCCATCCTCTCGGACCGCCCATACAAGATCGGCGACCGCATCTAG
- a CDS encoding DUF555 domain-containing protein, giving the protein MSDYKVVLEAAWVVKDVESVDDAMSVAISEAGKRLNPKMDYVEVSVGSTFCPFCGEPFDSVFVVANTGIVGLLLEMKVFNAESKEHAERISKKEIGKALKDVPLKVLEISELGSEEKKSH; this is encoded by the coding sequence ATGTCAGATTACAAGGTGGTACTGGAAGCCGCCTGGGTCGTAAAGGATGTCGAGTCCGTCGACGACGCGATGAGCGTGGCCATCTCGGAAGCGGGCAAGAGGCTCAACCCGAAGATGGACTACGTCGAAGTATCCGTCGGGTCGACGTTCTGCCCGTTCTGCGGAGAGCCCTTTGATAGTGTCTTCGTCGTGGCCAACACTGGCATTGTCGGACTACTACTAGAGATGAAGGTCTTCAACGCGGAGAGCAAGGAGCACGCCGAGCGTATCTCGAAAAAGGAGATCGGCAAAGCCCTGAAGGACGTGCCGCTCAAAGTGCTCGAGATATCCGAGCTGGGCTCGGAAGAGAAAAAATCTCACTAG
- the dph5 gene encoding diphthine synthase — protein MLTFIGLGLWDENDVSLKGLEAIREADVVYAEFYTSRLMGTTLEKMEALYGKPVKVLVREDVEQHPKDNVLKDALDKKVVFLTGGDAMVATTHVDLRLRAQKMGIDTAIIHGASISSAVCGATGLQNYRFGKSATIAFPYKNIISETPYDTIKMNKANGLHTLLFLDIDREKGYMTINRGVELLLAVEERRKEGVLTDALGVGIARAGSPAPCVKAAKLDELKALDFGAPLHIMVVPAELHFLEEEALQALAGLKT, from the coding sequence ATGTTAACTTTTATCGGCCTGGGCCTGTGGGACGAGAATGACGTATCGCTGAAGGGCCTTGAGGCCATCAGGGAGGCGGACGTTGTCTATGCGGAGTTTTATACGTCCAGGCTGATGGGCACGACGCTGGAGAAGATGGAAGCGCTCTATGGTAAGCCCGTCAAGGTGCTGGTAAGGGAGGACGTCGAACAGCACCCGAAGGACAACGTGCTCAAAGATGCGCTGGATAAGAAGGTCGTATTTTTAACGGGCGGCGACGCCATGGTAGCCACCACTCACGTCGACCTTCGGCTCAGGGCGCAGAAGATGGGCATAGATACGGCCATCATCCACGGCGCCTCGATATCGTCCGCCGTCTGCGGCGCCACGGGCCTCCAGAACTACCGCTTCGGCAAATCCGCGACCATCGCCTTCCCCTATAAGAACATCATTTCCGAGACGCCCTACGACACCATCAAGATGAACAAGGCCAACGGGCTCCACACCTTACTGTTTTTAGACATCGACCGGGAAAAAGGCTACATGACCATCAATCGGGGCGTCGAGCTATTACTCGCGGTCGAAGAGCGCCGGAAGGAGGGCGTGCTCACGGATGCGCTGGGCGTAGGCATCGCGCGAGCCGGCTCACCGGCACCATGTGTTAAGGCAGCAAAGCTCGATGAGCTTAAAGCCCTCGACTTCGGGGCGCCCCTGCACATCATGGTCGTGCCGGCAGAGCTGCATTTCCTGGAGGAGGAAGCGCTGCAGGCGCTCGCCGGGCTTAAGACGTAA
- a CDS encoding helicase HerA domain-containing protein encodes MIGSVGVIFGETGSHTYRFAVTDPADVKRTDYVKVWHPTDGWVLGQILTMTRSAGNDNKDRLVATVSVIGARDNSGLLRSPKTPFRPGDKVYIAEEDVIVDTLGLSEGGAYLGVLDGTDIPVTVDRNKLIQKHCSILAMTGSGKSYTAAVIMEEMMEREVPLLIIDPHGEYATLKEPNDDPDMDALSEKFDIEPYGYDNVYIYTPGNKKVCEYADRTLRLNGLNLKPKEIIEYVPSELNNTEIGLIYEAVNALKHDNINYTIKDVLVEIGSSHSNTKWGVYNKLEPLLDSEFLSDKPTPLVELFTRGRTSIIDMKGIHPEVQQTIVSKLLSNLFEARKAGLVPPGMVVVEEAHNFCPEKGFSKTTCSDVLRAIASEGRKFGLGLLIISQRPAKVDKNVLSQCNTQIIMRVTNPNDIRAITKSLEGISTELEEEIKRLPPGVAMLVSPDIPRAVMVQVRARKSKHGGASKEISEDIEPEEVDYEDEEEEIEEPARPSVGGSIFRKIFGRG; translated from the coding sequence ATGATAGGCTCGGTAGGGGTAATTTTCGGGGAGACCGGGTCGCATACCTATAGGTTCGCGGTCACGGACCCGGCCGATGTTAAGCGCACTGATTACGTGAAGGTCTGGCACCCGACGGACGGCTGGGTGCTGGGGCAGATACTTACAATGACCAGGTCCGCAGGCAACGATAACAAAGACCGGTTAGTGGCCACTGTATCGGTCATCGGCGCCAGGGATAATAGCGGCCTGCTGAGGTCGCCTAAGACACCGTTCCGCCCCGGAGATAAGGTCTATATCGCGGAAGAGGACGTGATCGTGGACACGCTCGGCCTTTCCGAGGGCGGCGCATACCTCGGCGTCCTGGACGGGACCGACATACCGGTCACCGTCGACCGTAACAAGCTCATCCAGAAGCACTGCAGCATCCTGGCCATGACGGGCAGTGGCAAGTCGTACACTGCCGCGGTCATCATGGAAGAGATGATGGAACGTGAAGTGCCCTTACTGATCATTGACCCTCACGGCGAATATGCTACTTTAAAAGAGCCTAACGATGACCCGGATATGGACGCTCTCTCAGAGAAGTTCGATATTGAGCCTTATGGGTACGATAACGTCTATATCTATACGCCCGGAAATAAGAAGGTCTGCGAGTACGCCGACCGGACGCTGCGGCTAAACGGGCTGAACCTGAAGCCGAAAGAGATCATCGAGTACGTCCCATCCGAGCTCAATAATACGGAGATAGGCCTGATATACGAGGCTGTCAATGCCCTGAAGCATGACAATATCAATTATACCATTAAGGATGTTCTTGTAGAGATCGGCTCTTCACATAGCAACACTAAATGGGGCGTTTACAATAAGCTGGAGCCGCTCCTGGACTCGGAGTTTTTATCTGATAAGCCTACTCCGCTCGTGGAATTATTCACGAGGGGCCGCACGAGCATTATCGACATGAAGGGCATACACCCCGAAGTCCAGCAGACCATCGTGTCGAAGCTCTTATCCAACTTATTCGAGGCCCGCAAGGCCGGGCTCGTGCCCCCGGGCATGGTCGTGGTCGAAGAAGCCCACAACTTCTGCCCTGAGAAGGGCTTTTCGAAGACCACCTGCAGTGACGTGCTGCGGGCCATCGCTTCGGAGGGCAGAAAATTCGGCCTCGGCCTGCTGATCATTTCCCAGCGCCCTGCGAAAGTGGATAAGAACGTTCTGTCCCAGTGTAACACTCAGATCATCATGCGCGTTACGAACCCGAACGATATCCGTGCCATCACAAAGAGCCTGGAAGGCATCAGCACCGAGCTGGAGGAGGAGATCAAGCGCCTCCCGCCGGGCGTGGCCATGCTCGTGAGCCCGGACATCCCGAGGGCAGTCATGGTACAGGTCAGGGCGCGGAAGAGCAAGCACGGCGGGGCCTCCAAGGAAATATCCGAGGATATCGAGCCCGAAGAGGTCGACTACGAGGACGAAGAAGAGGAGATCGAAGAGCCGGCGAGGCCTTCGGTGGGCGGGAGCATTTTCCGGAAGATTTTCGGGAGGGGATGA